One segment of Labrus mixtus chromosome 10, fLabMix1.1, whole genome shotgun sequence DNA contains the following:
- the LOC132981691 gene encoding C-type lectin domain family 4 member F-like codes for MDLMEIDDSIHMKRNLTMEGLVTKVDFQRRNSPSRCVSVGLGLLCAVLLAGNVGQFLYYHIFSHTMSADLMQAGYNTGADQLQGTSNASAAERKLFEATLSNLTKEKDQLQTIYDELQRGKDELQRSYSSLNSDKDQLQKSYSNLTQSKNLLQNRYQSLSTDKEALQGRYNTLEREKEQLQTNYRSLATEKDQLEKNIDKERGDLTEEKDRLQQSLNTITHEKNQLQTNYNDMQKNRDNLQREKNDLQTQFNTMRTNRDQLQRSYTSLNSDKDQLQKSKETLQVSYNTLQREKDQLQTNYRSLSTVKDQLEKNIDKVRGDLTKEKDRLQQSYNTLTQEKNQLQTNYNDMQKNRDNLQREKNDLQTQFNTMRTNRDQLQRSYTSLNSDKDQLQKSKETLQVSYNTLQREKDQLQTNYRSLSTVKDQLEKNIDKVRGDLTKEKDRLQQSLNTLTQEKNQLQTNYNDMQKNRDNLQREKNDLQTQFNTMRTNRDQLQRSYTSLNSDKDQLQKSKETLQGRYNTLQREKDQLQTNYRSLSTVKDQLEKKISKLTERPCQSGWTKFGDNCYYVTTTKRIWTSSRDYCKTQGADLVIINSRDEQVFVNGLLGSGGEAWIGLTDSVTEGTWKWVDGTPVTTTFWGVGQPGNYQDRDQDCVEFWQSATGGSWNDEICSTTNVCVCEK; via the exons ATGGATCTGATGGAGATCGATGACAGCATACATATGAAGAGGAACCTCACCATGGAGGGCCTTGTGACTAAAG TTGATTTTCAGAGAAGAAACTCTCCTTCCAGATGTGTCTCCGTGGGACTTGGATTACTGTGTGCTGTCCTGTTGGCTGGGAATGTAGGACAATTTCTCTACT aTCACATATTCAGCCATACCATGTCAGCAGACCTGATGCAGGCTGGTTACAACACTGGAGCAGATCAGCTGCAGGGAACCTCTAATgcttcagctgcagagagaaaactgTTTGAGGCAACACTGAGTAActtgacaaaagaaaaagatcagTTGCAGACAATCTATGATGAACTTCAAAGAGGAAAGGATGAGTTGCAGAGGAGTTACTCTTCACTGAATAGTGACAAGGACCAGTTGCAAAAAAGCTACTCAAATCTGACCCAGAGTAAAAATCTACTTCAGAACAGATACCAATCACTGTCCACTGACAAAGAAGCATTACAAGGTCGTTATAATACTctagagagggagaaagagcagCTACAGACCAATTACAGAAGTTTAGCTACAGAAAAAGACCAACTAGAGAAGAATATCGACAAAGAAAGAGGTGACCTAACTGAAGAGAAAGACCGGCTGCAGCAAAGTTTAAACACCATCACACATGAGAAGAATCAGCTACAAACAAACTACAATGACATGCAGAAGAATCGTGACAACCTGCAAAGAGAAAAGAACGACTTGCAGACACAGTTTAACACGATGAGAACAAACAGGGATCAGCTGCAGAGGAGTTACACTTCATTGAATAGTGACAAGGACCAGTtgcaaaaaagcaaagaaacattgcAAGTCAGTTATAATACtctgcagagggagaaagatCAGCTACAGACCAATTACAGGAGTTTATCAACAGTTAAAGATCAGCTAGAGAAGAATATTGACAAAGTAAGAGGTGACCTGACGAAAGAAAAAGACCGGCTGCAGCAAAGTTACAACACCCTCACACAAGAGAAGAATCAGCTACAAACAAACTACAATGACATGCAGAAGAATCGTGACAACCTGCAAAGAGAAAAGAACGACTTGCAGACACAGTTTAACACGATGAGAACAAACAGGGATCAGCTGCAGAGGAGTTACACTTCATTGAATAGTGACAAGGACCAGTtgcaaaaaagcaaagaaacattgcAAGTCAGTTATAATACtctgcagagggagaaagatCAGCTACAGACCAATTACAGGAGTTTATCAACAGTTAAAGATCAGCTAGAGAAGAATATTGACAAAGTAAGAGGTGACCTGACGAAAGAAAAAGACCGGCTGCAGCAAAGTTTAAACACCCTCACACAAGAGAAGAATCAGCTACAAACAAACTACAATGACATGCAGAAGAATCGTGACAACCTGCAAAGAGAAAAGAACGACTTGCAGACACAGTTTAACACGATGAGAACAAACAGGGATCAGCTGCAGAGGAGTTACACTTCATTGAATAGTGACAAGGACCAGTtgcaaaaaagcaaagaaacattgcAAGGTCGTTATAATACtctgcagagggagaaagatCAGCTACAGACCAATTACAGGAGTTTATCAACAGTTAAAGACCAGCTAGAGAAGAAAATCAGTAAACTCACAG aAAGGCCCTGTCAGTCAGGGTGGACAAAGTTTGGTGACAACTGTTACTATGTTACAACTACAAAGAGAATCTGGACTTCAAGCAGAGACTACTGCAAGACCCAAGGAGCTGATCTGGTCATCATAAACAGCAGGGATGAACAg GTATTTGTCAATGGGTTACTGGGATCAGGCGGAGAAGCCTGGATTGGTCTGACTGACAGCGTTACAGAGGGGACCTGGAAGTGGGTGGATGGGACCCCTGTCACCACTAC GTTCTGGGGTGTGGGGCAGCCTGGCAACTATCAGGACAGGGACCAGGACTGTGTAGAATTTTGGCAGTCAGCAACAGGGGGAAGCTGGAACGATGAAATTTGTTCGACTACTAATGTCTGCGtctgtgaaaaataa
- the LOC132981692 gene encoding hepatic lectin-like: protein MRMDSMEYDDEYIKMSSHRTNKMPPRCTTLSFGLVLVLLLACNIGQLIYLASFNYQRSCEAKLSNLSKEKEELLQRYNTLQMNIKLTELDTNYLNLTTQSRELVNKVRELVKIVEKEKGGACQTDWKTFGGSCYYVSTVKKNWTSSRHDCLTQGADLTIINSREKQIFVNGLLGLDVNAWIGLTDSIQEGTWMWVDGTPVTTTYWQEGQPNSHEGNQDCGEMVQLGQVGAWNDDGCFAKNVAICEK, encoded by the exons ATGAGAATGGATTCAATGGAATATGATGACGAGTACATTAAGA TGTCTTCTCACAGAACAAATAAGATGCCCCCTCGATGTACGACTCTGAGTTTTGGGCTAGTTCTTGTTCTCCTCTTGGCTTGTAACATAGGACAGCTCATCTATC TTGCAAGTTTCAACTACCAAAGAAGTTGTGAGGCCAAACTCAGTAACCTGtcgaaagaaaaagaggagctTCTGCAGAGATACAACACGTTGCAGATGAACATAAAACTCACAGAGTTGGACACCAATTACTTGAATTTGACTACACAGAGCCGAGAGTTAGTCAACAAGGTCAGGGAGCTGGTGAAGATagtggagaaagagaaag GCGGGGCTTGTCAGACAGACTGGAAGACATTTGGTGGCAGCTGTTACTATGTttcaactgtgaaaaaaaactggACTTCAAGCAGACACGACTGCCTCACCCAGGGAGCTGATCTGACCATCATTAACAGCAGGGAGAAACag ATATTTGTCAACGGGTTGCTGGGGTTGGACGTAAATGCCTGGATCGGTCTGACTGACAGTATTCAGGAAGGGACTTGGATGTGGGTGGATGGGACCCCCGTCACCACTAC GTACTGGCAGGAAGGGCAGCCCAACAGCCACGAGGGGAACCAGGACTGTGGAGAAATGGTGCAGTTGGGACAAGTGGGAGCCTGGAATGATGACGGGTGTTTTGCTAAAAATGTTGCCATCtgtgaaaaataa